The Podospora bellae-mahoneyi strain CBS 112042 chromosome 7, whole genome shotgun sequence genome includes a window with the following:
- the PUF3 gene encoding mRNA binding protein puf3 (COG:J; EggNog:ENOG503NVGT), whose amino-acid sequence MTSSSTQRSTNGTTMAGTTRPSRFPNLAPSSTGNGANGIEKSSQPITNTFPAPNTWGSGTSIWSNTNTIGNSFVKSREAVGARDSNDGFVTPSGSGALASTSEIDPWGRPGGPWNSNDNSQNRNVSGQTSPNRTRSEVQLHDMSSSMPYYSGSQTMTQRALGGSKDAKNGFPKYTSQYADFTDDKDNSFSNLNGEPEQPVGRYPASRSMQDQSFLGNGHSRDHLSTSGQSDNDLHGQGAPYADYPFGTPHTSIHSQRPSLNGPTGSFHGQNPRSYDHNNMGQQIPDDDLPERLGRMAIGSGLNGGSNALGNLQSFGNGSQDFQLNPGSQPWDHGQGYQAGHSRDSYSNSISLDRRGSGVDRSSPAGSTYRAGATGVGLNSPRSFTPAIDSWSRPVSRDLRSGPEADRRSLSHFPPQSPYYQNGYYNFPQYAPGPYDAVYGRQPMQFPGYPLPQYPFAHNGVPPVRPSSDRDPARGVRSLKLEEFKTGNKSSKRFELKDIYGFIVEFSGDQHGSRFIQNKLETANSDDKNQVFHEIEPNAIVLMKDLFGNYVIQKFFEHGNQAQKQVLAAAMKGKVVELSMQMYACRVVQKALSHVLVEQQAELVKELEPEILTIVKDQNGNHVVQKIIQTVPRQHIGFIFDCFRGRVSELSSHAYGCRVIQRALEHGNEADKQSIMKELHSCAQMLIMDQYGNYVTQHVITDGSPDDRSKMVALVMSQLPIFSKHKFASNVVEKCIKHGTADQQRDIRDRFMSRGDDGNSFLVSLTKDQFGNYVLQTLLSELQGQDRDVLVNEVRPLLASIKKMCTGKQIAGVDRLHNAITSYTPSSTAPTSPGLHVDVSSAVPTPNLTMGPNSPSSSPPSTSESAVEETIGQTDAKSAATDATVNIQDQADEV is encoded by the exons GCAGGCACG ACTCGACCAAGCAGGTTCCCGAACCTTGCCCCAAGCTCCACAGGCAACGGCGCAAACGGTATTGAGAAGAGCTCCCAGCCCATCACAAACACATTCCCGGCGCCAAATACCTGGGGAAGCGGCACCAGCATCTggtccaacaccaacaccattgGCAACAGCTTTGTGAAGAGCAGGGAGGCTGTGGGCGCCAGAG ATTCTAACGACGGATTTGTTACCCCCTCGGGGTCCGGTGCGCTGGCATCCACATCGGAAATCGATCCATGGGGCAGGCCCGGAGGCCCTTGGAACTCAAACGATAACTCCCAGAACCGCAACGTGTCCGGTCAGACATCTCCGAACCGAACACGCTCAGAGGTTCAGCTTCATGACATGTCAAGCAGCATGCCTTACTATTCGGGATCACAGACAATGACACAACGTGCCTTGGGTGGCTCAAAGGATGCCAAGAATGGCTTTCCCAAGTATACGTCGCAGTATGCTGACTTCACTGATGACAAGGACAACTCTTTCAGCAACCTGAATGGCGAACCTGAACAGCCTGTTGGCAGGTACCCAGCTTCCCGATCTATGCAAGACCAGTCTTTCTTGGGAAATGGGCACTCGCGGGATCACCTTTCCACTTCTGGCCAGTCAGACAATGATTTGCACGGCCAGGGGGCCCCGTATGCCGACTATCCCTTCGGCACACCTCATACTTCGATTCACTCCCAACGTCCCTCTTTGAACGGGCCAACCGGGTCATTCCATGGCCAGAACCCAAGAAGTTACGACCACAACAACATGGGGCAGCAAATTCCCGATGATGATCTCCCAGAGCGGTTGGGACGCATGGCCATTGGTTCTGGTCTCAATGGAGGCTCCAACGCTTTGGGAAATCTGCAGTCATTCGGTAACGGCTCGCAGGATTTCCAGCTTAATCCAGGCTCCCAGCCTTGGGATCATGGTCAAGGGTACCAGGCTGGACACTCGCGGGATAGCTACTCCAACAGCATCTCCCTGGACAGGCGGGGCTCTGGAGTTGATCGCAGCTCGCCTGCCGGTAGCACGTACCGTGCTGGTGCGACTGGCGTGGGGCTGAACAGCCCACGAAGCTTCACACCCGCCATCGATTCATGGTCAAGACCGGTGTCACGCGACCTTCGATCGGGGCCTGAAGCGGACCGGCGCAGCTTGTCCCATTTCCCACCGCAGTCACCCTACTACCAGAATGGGTATTACAACTTCCCACAGTACGCACCAGGCCCCTATGACGCTGTCTATGGCAGACAGCCAATGCAGTTTCCGGGATACCCACTTCCACAGTATCCATTTGCTCACAACGGCGTGCCGCCGGTTCGCCCAAGCAGTGACCGGGACCCGGCCAGGGGAGTTCGGAGCTTGAAGCTAGAGGAGTTCAAGACTGGGAACAAGTCCAGCAAGCGATTCGAGCTCAAGGACATCTATGGCTTCATTGTGGAGTTCAGTGGTGACCAGCACGGCTCTCGCTTTATCCAGAACAAGCTTGAGACGGCCAACAGTGATGACAAGAATCAGGTCTTCCATGAGATTGAGCCCAATGCCATCGTGCTGATGAAGGATCTGTTTGGCAACTATGTCATCCAAAAGTTCTTTGAGCATGGGAATCAAGCCCAGAAGCAAGTGCTTGCTGCGGCCATGAAGGGCAAGGTTGTTGAACTCTCGATGCAGATGTACGCCTGCCGAGTTGTTCAGAAG GCTCTCTCGCACGTGCTCGTAGAGCAACAGGCTGAGTTGGTCAAGGAACTCGAGCCCGAGATTCTCACAATCGTGAAGGACCAGAACGGAAACCACGTCGTCCAGAAGATCATTCAGACAGTGCCTCGGCAACACATTGGTTTCATTTTCGATTGCTTCAGGGGACGTGTCAGCGAGCTGTCGTCGCATGCGTATGGGTGCCGTGTGATCCAGCGTGCTCTTGAGCATGGGAACGAGGCAGACAAGCAGTCCATCATGAAGGAGCTGCACAGCTGCGCCCAGATGCTGATCATGGATCAGTACGGCAACTATGTGACGCAGCACGTCATCACGGATGGCTCTCCCGATGACCGTTCCAAGATGGTTGCCCTCGTCATGTCTCAGCtgcccatcttctccaagcaCAAGTTCGCCTCCAACGTCGTGGAGAAGTGCATCAAGCATGGTACGGCTGACCAACAGCGCGACATCAGGGACCGCTTCATGTCccgaggagatgatggcaaCTCTTTCTTGGTATCCTTGACCAAGGACCAGTTCGGCAACTACGTCCTCC AAACCCTCCTCAGTGAGCTGCAAGGGCAGGATAGGGATGTCCTGGTCAATGAGGTGAGACCGCTTCTTGCAtccatcaagaagatgtGCACGGGCAAGCAAATTGCCGGAGTTGATCGCTTGCAcaacgccatcaccagctaCACACCTTCGTCGACGGCCCCGACTTCTCCTGGCCTTCACGTCGACGTGAGCTCGGCGGTGCCGACTCCAAACCTCACGATGGGCCCGAACAGCCCTTCAAGCAGTCCGCCAAGCACTAGTGAGAGTGCCGTCGAGGAGACGATTGGTCAGACGGATGCCAAATCTGCCGCGACAGACGCGACGGTCAACATTCAGGACCAGGCCGACGAGGTCTAA